The following is a genomic window from bacterium.
ATGACAATGCACACCGATATACCGTCAAGAGGCTACACAGGAGTGGTCGAGGTATGCCTTATGGATGTCACCAATGCGCCCGTGATAGCGTTCGGCGAGCCCACCCATCTTCACCCCGAGGGGGTAAGCTGCTACGAGGACTGGGTCTATGTCGACAGCGTTACGGGGGACACAACTGTTATACCAGACATAATCCCAGCGCCACCTGAGCCAGTCTGCTGGCGTTTCGGGCTTATAAGCGAGGTTTCTGAGGCTGAGCGTGGTGAGGACGAGCTTAATCTTGAGGTCGTGGGCGGATACCTGTCCCCGATTCAGGTTTTCTACAAAATTTCGGGCGTGGGCAGTCTTGAGCTTTACGACATAACTGGCAAAGTTGTCCTTAGGCGCGCGATAACGGCTA
Proteins encoded in this region:
- a CDS encoding T9SS type A sorting domain-containing protein; this encodes MTMHTDIPSRGYTGVVEVCLMDVTNAPVIAFGEPTHLHPEGVSCYEDWVYVDSVTGDTTVIPDIIPAPPEPVCWRFGLISEVSEAERGEDELNLEVVGGYLSPIQVFYKISGVGSLELYDITGKVVLRRAITAKGSEKIAIDGLSSGVYFVRVVGEGRSVVKKVLVVR